From the Halodesulfovibrio aestuarii DSM 17919 = ATCC 29578 genome, one window contains:
- a CDS encoding TIGR04283 family arsenosugar biosynthesis glycosyltransferase, with product MDSFSVSVVIPVWHEAAGINERIAHVFQRAAEADVPPAVEVIVADGDPEATTLAAIKHVGVISVKSPQGRAVQMNAGAARATGDVLLFLHADTVLPVRAFDLIRNVFEKSTPAKSSAKAGAFTLSIASDSRFLYLVSMLANWRNRLTRTPYGDQAQFFVRTYFEELSGYAPIPLMEDVDIMRRIRGRNEPVVIINSPVSTSARRWETEGIYKCTLRNVLLRLLYGAGVSAQTLSNWYRAMKG from the coding sequence ATGGATTCATTTTCTGTAAGTGTAGTTATACCAGTGTGGCATGAAGCCGCCGGTATTAATGAACGCATCGCGCATGTATTTCAGCGCGCGGCAGAAGCAGACGTTCCTCCTGCTGTGGAAGTTATCGTTGCGGATGGAGATCCGGAAGCAACAACGCTTGCAGCTATTAAGCATGTTGGAGTCATTTCTGTGAAATCTCCTCAGGGGCGTGCTGTGCAGATGAACGCCGGTGCAGCACGGGCTACAGGTGATGTTTTGTTGTTTTTGCATGCAGATACGGTACTTCCTGTCCGTGCTTTTGATTTGATCCGTAACGTATTTGAAAAGAGCACTCCTGCAAAATCTAGTGCAAAGGCGGGGGCTTTTACCCTCTCTATTGCCAGCGATAGCAGGTTCTTATATCTTGTAAGTATGCTGGCCAATTGGCGTAACAGGCTAACCCGTACTCCGTACGGGGATCAGGCACAGTTTTTTGTTCGAACATATTTTGAAGAGCTTTCAGGATATGCTCCCATTCCACTTATGGAAGATGTGGATATAATGCGCAGGATTCGTGGACGTAACGAACCTGTCGTAATTATCAATTCCCCGGTTTCTACGTCTGCCCGCAGATGGGAAACGGAAGGCATATATAAATGTACGTTACGCAACGTGCTGTTGCGTTTATTATACGGGGCAGGCGTTTCTGCTCAAACACTTTCGAATTGGTATCGCGCCATGAAGGGGTAG
- a CDS encoding TIGR04282 family arsenosugar biosynthesis glycosyltransferase — MTDTCILFFIKYPEHGNVKTRLAKVVGEDVATSLYRNFVQDMLKGFETVDSQLRICYAPYGTNGSGKNFKSWLGSQYEYREQKGDDIGARMKHAMQSAFDEGFRRVIIIGSDIPDFPPELITKAFLDLDMQDAAVGPSYDGGYYLIGFRKDTFIPEVFDEIPWSTRDVYRATLSKMQNAGLELIRLPDWNDVDTIWDLNLLFRTNRNSSFRKSSTFAILREHSDLIRQFDVDLPTHCRFDEE, encoded by the coding sequence ATGACCGACACATGTATTCTTTTTTTCATTAAATATCCGGAGCACGGCAATGTTAAAACACGACTTGCCAAAGTTGTTGGCGAAGATGTTGCTACCTCATTGTACCGTAACTTTGTACAGGACATGCTCAAAGGATTTGAGACGGTAGATTCGCAACTTCGTATTTGCTACGCTCCATACGGAACAAACGGCTCGGGAAAGAACTTTAAAAGCTGGCTTGGATCTCAGTACGAATATCGCGAACAGAAAGGGGATGACATTGGTGCGCGTATGAAGCATGCCATGCAGTCCGCTTTTGACGAAGGGTTCCGGCGTGTGATTATCATCGGTAGTGATATACCTGATTTCCCACCGGAACTGATCACGAAAGCGTTTTTAGATCTTGATATGCAAGATGCAGCTGTAGGTCCTTCATACGACGGTGGGTACTACCTGATCGGTTTCAGAAAGGACACTTTTATTCCTGAAGTGTTCGACGAAATACCTTGGTCAACACGCGATGTGTATCGTGCAACCCTTTCCAAAATGCAGAATGCCGGTCTTGAACTTATTCGTCTGCCGGACTGGAATGATGTTGATACAATCTGGGATTTGAACTTGTTGTTCAGAACCAACCGTAACAGTTCCTTCCGTAAGTCCTCCACATTCGCAATTTTACGTGAGCATTCAGACCTGATCCGTCAATTTGACGTTGACTTGCCAACACACTGTCGGTTTGACGAAGAGTAG
- a CDS encoding MarR family transcriptional regulator produces the protein MEANVLEAMKNAGKPVRPGEVAEVLGVDSKEVSKAIKKLKEAGKIHSPKRCYYAPTE, from the coding sequence ATGGAAGCTAACGTTCTTGAAGCAATGAAAAACGCAGGTAAACCTGTCCGCCCAGGTGAAGTAGCAGAAGTATTGGGTGTTGATAGTAAGGAAGTATCCAAAGCAATAAAAAAACTGAAGGAAGCTGGTAAGATTCACTCTCCCAAGCGTTGCTACTACGCTCCTACAGAATAA
- a CDS encoding sensor domain-containing diguanylate cyclase yields MRSFNVPFADVRVLAGIISYQRNKASLYKDVALRILYTFAENKPEYGQVRLLNVQGDEIIRINREQGRLRVVPEKGLQSKAHRGYFKKSQRLGFGEVYVSPLDLNIENKKIEVPYVPVIRFVTPVFNDSGERSGFVVLNFYAAKMLAHFLEITSDVMSNAMLLNNKGFWLVSDDKNVCWAFMFEKDEKKLRGKMFGAQYPVIWKLVQQDLSGQVQNRDGLFTWATVNPVFSVSPKIDKGGQASPPVVVSPYHWVVMQHVTIEKLAAMKKTLFTICAWGWGILSTLTGVTLWSGLLFIQRNRMHREELEVQARQDWLTGLANLPNIFAKLEKACESSKISNIPFYILYLDLDDFKFVNDRYGHESGNIVLRHVASVLRKKVRFTDTVARIGGDEYVILLENMRTSDKAKEIAADILTAFDESPVVLECGSNVYVKASIGIAGWSRDVTGPDDLMKRADVAMYDAKKERKKHNIMQAETSDITV; encoded by the coding sequence ATGAGGTCCTTCAATGTTCCTTTTGCAGATGTACGTGTTCTCGCAGGTATTATTTCATATCAAAGGAACAAGGCAAGTCTGTATAAAGACGTTGCGTTGCGCATACTGTACACTTTTGCTGAAAACAAGCCTGAGTATGGTCAGGTTCGTCTGTTGAATGTACAGGGGGATGAGATTATTCGTATCAATCGCGAACAGGGAAGGCTGCGTGTGGTTCCTGAAAAAGGATTACAGTCAAAGGCTCATCGTGGATATTTTAAAAAATCTCAGCGTCTAGGGTTTGGTGAAGTGTATGTTTCCCCGCTTGATCTCAATATAGAAAATAAAAAAATTGAAGTACCCTATGTTCCCGTTATCCGTTTTGTGACTCCGGTTTTTAATGACAGCGGAGAGCGAAGCGGATTTGTTGTTCTTAATTTTTATGCAGCGAAGATGCTGGCACATTTTCTTGAGATAACCTCGGATGTTATGAGCAACGCGATGCTACTTAATAATAAAGGCTTCTGGCTTGTTTCTGATGATAAGAATGTTTGCTGGGCATTTATGTTTGAAAAGGATGAGAAGAAACTCCGTGGAAAAATGTTTGGAGCACAGTATCCTGTTATCTGGAAGTTAGTGCAGCAGGATCTTTCCGGTCAGGTTCAAAATAGGGATGGGTTGTTTACATGGGCAACTGTAAATCCGGTTTTCTCTGTTTCTCCTAAAATTGACAAAGGTGGGCAGGCATCTCCGCCCGTTGTTGTCAGCCCGTATCACTGGGTTGTCATGCAGCATGTAACTATTGAAAAACTAGCTGCTATGAAAAAGACTCTTTTTACTATTTGTGCGTGGGGGTGGGGCATTCTCTCCACATTAACAGGTGTTACCTTATGGTCTGGGTTACTTTTTATTCAACGGAACAGAATGCATCGGGAGGAATTGGAAGTTCAGGCACGTCAGGATTGGTTGACTGGACTTGCAAACCTGCCAAATATATTTGCTAAGCTTGAAAAAGCCTGTGAGAGTTCCAAAATTAGTAATATTCCGTTTTATATTCTGTATCTTGATTTGGACGATTTTAAATTTGTGAATGATCGTTACGGGCATGAATCAGGTAATATTGTGTTGCGGCATGTTGCGTCAGTGCTTCGCAAAAAGGTGCGGTTTACAGATACGGTTGCCCGAATAGGAGGAGATGAATACGTTATCCTTCTGGAGAATATGCGAACTAGCGATAAGGCGAAAGAGATTGCTGCTGACATTCTTACAGCGTTTGATGAGTCTCCTGTCGTTTTGGAGTGCGGCAGCAACGTGTATGTGAAAGCCAGCATTGGAATTGCAGGCTGGAGCAGGGATGTCACAGGGCCAGATGATTTGATGAAACGTGCAGATGTAGCTATGTATGATGCAAAGAAGGAAAGAAAAAAACACAATATCATGCAGGCTGAGACCAGCGATATTACTGTGTAA
- the purT gene encoding formate-dependent phosphoribosylglycinamide formyltransferase, whose product MASIGTPLTHSATKILLLGSGELGKEVAIEAMRLGAEVVAVDRYENAPAMQIAHRSYAINMLDSKALRDVVEKEQPDLIVPEIEAIATDTLLDLEKEGVTIVPTAKATWLTMNREGIRRLAAEDLGVPTSPYRFADTEEEYRTAVAEVGMPCVVKPVMSSSGKGQSTVKTEADITSAWKYSQEGGRTGGGRIIIEGFVTFDYEITLLTVRHAGGTSFCNPIGHYQEDGDYRMSWQPQPMSAIALDRAREIARTVTDALGGFGIFGVELFVKGDEVIFSEVSPRPHDTGLVTVISQNLSEFALHARAILGLPIPEIVQRGAAASSVVLVEGNGTGATFSGLDKALSEPETQLLLFGKAEVHGRRRLGVALALDEDIEKAKVKAKRASSAVTVTF is encoded by the coding sequence ATGGCATCTATTGGAACCCCCTTAACTCATTCTGCAACCAAAATTTTGTTACTCGGCTCGGGCGAGCTGGGCAAGGAAGTAGCCATTGAGGCAATGCGCCTTGGTGCGGAAGTTGTTGCGGTTGACCGTTATGAGAATGCTCCCGCCATGCAGATTGCTCATCGTTCTTATGCTATCAACATGCTTGATAGTAAAGCGTTGCGGGATGTAGTGGAAAAGGAACAGCCTGATTTAATCGTTCCTGAAATTGAAGCGATTGCAACTGATACCCTTCTTGATCTTGAAAAAGAAGGTGTAACAATAGTTCCAACTGCTAAGGCGACTTGGCTCACCATGAACCGGGAAGGTATTCGTCGTTTAGCCGCAGAAGATCTTGGTGTGCCGACGTCCCCTTACCGTTTTGCAGATACCGAAGAAGAGTACCGCACTGCTGTTGCAGAAGTAGGTATGCCTTGCGTTGTTAAGCCCGTTATGAGTTCTTCCGGCAAAGGGCAGAGCACCGTCAAAACTGAAGCAGATATTACTTCCGCGTGGAAATACTCGCAGGAAGGTGGGCGTACCGGTGGCGGGCGAATTATTATAGAAGGCTTTGTAACGTTTGACTACGAAATTACGCTGCTGACTGTGCGTCATGCTGGAGGCACCAGTTTCTGCAACCCGATAGGCCACTATCAGGAAGATGGAGACTACCGGATGTCATGGCAGCCACAACCTATGTCCGCCATTGCGTTAGATCGTGCACGGGAAATCGCTCGCACAGTGACAGATGCATTGGGCGGGTTTGGTATTTTCGGGGTGGAACTTTTTGTGAAGGGCGATGAGGTTATTTTTAGTGAGGTTTCACCGCGTCCTCACGATACAGGTCTTGTGACTGTGATCTCGCAGAATCTCAGTGAATTTGCTCTGCATGCTCGTGCAATTCTCGGGCTTCCGATTCCGGAAATCGTTCAACGTGGTGCTGCGGCGTCCAGTGTTGTTCTGGTAGAAGGAAATGGCACAGGCGCAACTTTCTCAGGATTGGATAAAGCGTTGAGTGAGCCGGAAACGCAGCTTCTTCTTTTTGGTAAAGCTGAAGTGCACGGACGTCGTCGTCTCGGTGTGGCTCTTGCCCTTGATGAGGATATTGAAAAGGCAAAAGTAAAAGCAAAACGCGCTTCTTCAGCCGTTACTGTGACTTTTTAA
- a CDS encoding universal stress protein: MNIYNILVAFDSSKPSFEAVEYTARMIRSIPDVLVTLLFIERLPDKDLFESEALWRAECAELVVEYKRKLAKARGLLLSNNIHKKAINEEYIISCSSPFEDAKVCTTGESIAQDILAIQEEGNHGTVVIGRRGISKEEEFLFGSVSAELLRKFTKCALWVVSSNCD, from the coding sequence ATGAACATCTACAATATTCTTGTGGCATTTGATTCTTCCAAACCTTCTTTTGAAGCTGTGGAATACACCGCCAGAATGATTCGATCAATTCCGGACGTTCTTGTAACGCTGCTCTTTATCGAACGGCTACCGGACAAGGATCTATTTGAATCTGAAGCTCTCTGGCGTGCAGAATGCGCTGAACTGGTCGTCGAGTATAAAAGGAAACTTGCCAAAGCTCGCGGATTGCTTCTCAGCAATAACATTCATAAAAAAGCAATTAATGAAGAATATATCATCAGTTGCAGTTCACCTTTTGAAGACGCAAAAGTATGTACAACCGGAGAATCGATAGCTCAGGATATTCTTGCTATCCAGGAAGAAGGAAACCATGGAACCGTAGTTATTGGCCGTCGCGGAATCAGCAAAGAAGAAGAATTTCTCTTTGGAAGTGTTTCAGCAGAACTCCTCCGCAAGTTCACAAAATGCGCTCTATGGGTGGTCAGCTCTAACTGTGACTAA
- a CDS encoding DUF1499 domain-containing protein, translated as MRFRSIFSSSTKDSNYTATTLDKTVAMDTSDEVLSPCPISPNCVCSKLPQSDSHYIEPLVPTASTLSIFPMLVDYVQQLPKAELEEKASHYVHVSIRSMFFGFTDDLELFFAGDKIHVRSASRSGWYDFGVNRRRVEAIRRYMENKLEG; from the coding sequence ATGCGATTTCGTTCTATTTTCAGCAGTTCAACCAAAGACAGTAACTACACCGCCACCACTCTAGACAAGACTGTAGCAATGGACACGTCCGATGAAGTTCTTTCCCCTTGTCCGATTTCTCCCAATTGCGTTTGCAGTAAACTGCCACAAAGCGACAGTCACTACATAGAACCACTTGTTCCCACGGCAAGTACTCTTTCAATATTTCCAATGCTTGTAGACTATGTTCAACAACTCCCCAAAGCTGAGTTGGAAGAAAAAGCAAGCCACTATGTCCACGTTAGCATCCGTTCCATGTTTTTTGGATTTACAGATGATCTGGAGCTATTTTTTGCTGGAGACAAAATCCATGTTCGATCTGCGTCTCGAAGCGGTTGGTATGATTTCGGAGTAAACCGCAGGCGGGTCGAGGCTATCCGGCGTTACATGGAAAATAAACTTGAAGGTTAA
- a CDS encoding amino acid ABC transporter permease — protein MLRYWLEKVWVQNTVLAVVGIISLYYWGWVFDFGYDFQWPILFTVNKTYQINFGVEILKGLWLTAKITLISSLIGISLGTALGLARLSDFKPLNWTATCIVEFFRNTPLLVILFFFYFAFPQALPEAGRELLFETQFEFWTATFAVGLYTSAFMAEVIRAGLQSIPKGLLEAAYSSGLTYVQVLRKVILPLAFREIIPPLGSEFLNNMKNTSLAMVVGVADLTWQAQQVEALTFKGFEATTAASVLYLSFSLIIAFVINGVDGRIRASSKGKNSLPVMFINMLLIPVSCLNKILFHPAGRFLRQRRRQKMHAGVTVNTSQLILKKLYVMLVLISKGAFLAILAGLLFSLAKGFYSFDWSVIFKELPTMLVWQFPNATGDDLFMGLGGFSLSFIIAIVAIFASFFIGLVVGLGRSSTNRIFRIPSLLYIELIRGNPLIIVIYWVYFLIPVLFDSFINTVWSASIALTLFTAAYLAEIVRGGIQNIPPGQVEAAFSSGLSYWQTMRKIILPQALKQMIPPIVGLFIAIFKDTSLVTVLGVMELTSVTKALDNRLMIASMELWTTAAVLYFVPCLLMSKYAKHLELKLSPEQVNLKM, from the coding sequence ATGCTACGCTATTGGTTGGAAAAAGTTTGGGTTCAAAACACAGTTCTTGCTGTGGTCGGCATTATCAGCCTCTATTACTGGGGCTGGGTCTTCGATTTCGGGTACGATTTTCAGTGGCCGATTCTCTTCACCGTCAACAAGACCTATCAAATAAATTTTGGTGTTGAGATTTTAAAAGGTCTTTGGCTTACCGCTAAAATTACCCTTATCAGTTCTCTCATCGGTATTTCGCTTGGTACAGCCCTCGGCCTTGCACGCCTCTCGGACTTTAAGCCTCTGAACTGGACAGCCACATGTATTGTGGAATTTTTCCGCAACACACCGCTGCTTGTAATTCTGTTCTTTTTCTACTTTGCGTTTCCACAGGCGCTTCCTGAAGCAGGAAGGGAACTTCTTTTTGAAACACAATTTGAATTCTGGACTGCCACTTTTGCTGTCGGCTTATACACCAGTGCGTTCATGGCGGAAGTCATCCGCGCAGGTCTCCAGTCCATCCCCAAAGGATTGCTGGAAGCTGCCTATTCCTCCGGCCTCACCTACGTACAAGTGCTGCGCAAAGTCATCCTTCCTCTTGCATTCCGTGAAATCATTCCACCACTTGGCAGCGAATTTCTTAACAACATGAAGAACACCTCCCTTGCTATGGTGGTTGGGGTTGCTGACCTTACATGGCAGGCCCAGCAGGTAGAGGCTCTAACCTTTAAAGGCTTTGAAGCAACTACAGCTGCATCAGTATTGTATCTTTCCTTCTCACTCATTATCGCTTTTGTGATCAATGGAGTGGACGGACGTATTCGCGCTTCCAGTAAAGGCAAGAACAGTCTTCCTGTAATGTTTATCAACATGCTTCTCATTCCTGTTTCCTGCCTGAACAAAATTTTATTTCATCCCGCCGGACGGTTCCTGCGGCAACGACGCAGACAAAAAATGCACGCGGGAGTTACGGTCAATACAAGCCAGTTAATTCTCAAAAAACTATATGTGATGCTTGTACTTATCAGTAAGGGAGCATTTCTCGCCATACTCGCCGGTCTGCTATTCTCTCTTGCAAAAGGTTTCTACAGTTTTGACTGGTCAGTAATCTTCAAAGAACTTCCAACAATGCTGGTATGGCAGTTCCCGAACGCAACAGGTGATGACCTCTTTATGGGGCTGGGCGGCTTCTCTCTGTCCTTCATCATTGCCATTGTTGCCATCTTCGCAAGCTTTTTTATCGGGCTTGTTGTTGGACTTGGCAGAAGCTCTACAAACCGTATCTTCCGAATTCCAAGTCTGCTCTATATTGAGCTTATCCGAGGCAACCCGCTGATTATCGTAATTTATTGGGTATACTTCCTCATTCCAGTTCTTTTTGACAGCTTCATCAACACAGTTTGGTCTGCATCCATTGCGCTTACACTCTTTACAGCAGCATACCTCGCAGAAATTGTACGAGGCGGCATCCAAAACATTCCTCCGGGACAAGTTGAAGCGGCATTCTCATCCGGTCTTTCCTACTGGCAGACAATGCGGAAAATTATTCTTCCACAAGCTCTGAAACAAATGATTCCGCCAATTGTCGGACTGTTCATTGCTATATTTAAAGATACCTCGCTTGTTACTGTTCTAGGGGTAATGGAACTGACCTCGGTAACCAAGGCACTCGACAACCGTCTGATGATCGCATCGATGGAACTATGGACAACAGCAGCGGTTCTGTACTTTGTACCATGTTTGCTCATGTCCAAGTACGCAAAGCATCTTGAACTGAAGCTCTCTCCAGAGCAGGTCAATTTGAAAATGTAA
- a CDS encoding transporter substrate-binding domain-containing protein, translated as MRISRVLALTLALVMIASIAFAGPSYDRIMKDKKIRIGVMTDSIPGAFFNDKGEWGGFDYDVATELAKRLGVEIERVKVNNKTRIAFIQQGRIDASVANMTHTREREKSIDFSITYFFDGQKVLAKSGKYKTLADMKDKKIATMQGTTSEINVKRALKALGVADPAAHVISFQKESECFQALQMGRVAGWSTDATILLGYASKTPGQFELVGDFLSDEPYGIGLPQNDSQLRNSVNAALQDMWRDGTYMTIYNKWYGADTPFAMPMSGSIELWP; from the coding sequence ATGCGTATTAGTAGAGTTCTTGCTTTAACTTTAGCTCTTGTAATGATTGCATCCATTGCATTTGCCGGCCCTTCGTATGATCGTATCATGAAAGATAAGAAAATCCGTATCGGAGTCATGACCGACTCCATCCCTGGCGCATTCTTTAATGACAAAGGTGAATGGGGAGGATTTGACTACGATGTGGCTACCGAGCTTGCAAAACGCCTTGGCGTTGAGATCGAACGCGTAAAAGTGAATAACAAAACTCGTATCGCTTTTATTCAGCAGGGTCGCATAGATGCATCTGTAGCAAACATGACTCACACCCGCGAACGTGAAAAATCTATTGATTTTTCCATTACTTACTTCTTTGATGGTCAGAAAGTTCTTGCTAAGTCAGGCAAATATAAAACTCTTGCTGACATGAAAGACAAAAAAATTGCCACCATGCAGGGCACTACTTCTGAAATCAACGTAAAACGTGCTCTTAAGGCTCTGGGCGTTGCCGACCCTGCTGCACACGTTATTTCTTTCCAGAAAGAATCTGAGTGCTTCCAGGCCCTCCAGATGGGTCGCGTAGCAGGCTGGTCCACTGACGCAACCATTCTTCTTGGTTACGCATCCAAGACTCCTGGCCAATTTGAACTCGTTGGTGATTTCCTTTCCGACGAGCCATACGGCATCGGTCTTCCACAAAACGATTCCCAGTTGCGTAACTCTGTAAACGCTGCGCTTCAGGATATGTGGCGTGACGGCACCTACATGACCATTTACAATAAATGGTACGGTGCAGACACTCCTTTTGCTATGCCAATGTCAGGTTCCATCGAGCTCTGGCCATAG
- a CDS encoding amino acid ABC transporter ATP-binding protein produces MIRFEQVNKWYGSDHHVLKDINLEIKQGEVVVICGPSGSGKSTLIRCINRLEPIQQGKIIVDGMDLHNPRLDLTTLRAEIGFVFQQFNLYPHMTVLENITLAPTMVRNMPRAEADRLGMELLEKVNIPDKAGAFPSQLSGGQQQRVAIARGLAMKPKIMLFDEPTSALDPEMINEVLDVMKALAREGMTMACVTHEMGFAREVADRVIFMDDGLLVEENTPHEFFNNPQNDRSKEFLSKILSH; encoded by the coding sequence GTGATTCGTTTCGAACAAGTGAATAAGTGGTACGGTAGTGACCACCATGTGCTTAAAGATATTAACCTTGAAATAAAACAGGGCGAAGTAGTTGTAATATGTGGACCTTCCGGGTCTGGGAAATCAACTCTTATTCGCTGCATAAACAGGCTTGAACCCATTCAGCAAGGTAAAATTATTGTCGATGGCATGGATCTGCACAACCCACGTCTTGACCTGACAACGCTGCGCGCTGAAATCGGTTTTGTATTCCAACAGTTCAACCTGTACCCTCATATGACAGTTTTGGAAAACATTACACTTGCGCCGACAATGGTACGCAACATGCCTCGCGCTGAGGCAGACCGACTTGGCATGGAACTACTCGAAAAAGTTAATATTCCAGACAAAGCCGGAGCATTTCCTAGTCAGCTTTCCGGTGGACAGCAACAGCGTGTTGCAATTGCCCGCGGGCTTGCTATGAAACCGAAAATCATGCTTTTTGATGAACCTACGTCCGCCCTTGATCCTGAAATGATCAATGAGGTTCTTGACGTAATGAAAGCACTTGCCCGCGAAGGGATGACCATGGCGTGCGTGACGCACGAAATGGGATTTGCCCGTGAAGTTGCCGATCGCGTTATCTTCATGGATGATGGGTTGTTAGTTGAAGAGAACACGCCACATGAGTTCTTCAACAATCCACAAAACGACCGTAGTAAAGAGTTTTTAAGCAAAATTCTATCTCACTAG
- a CDS encoding TetR/AcrR family transcriptional regulator: MNNTLRTNPQQERAITTIDKILEASKRVLISEGYEKFTTNRVATASSLNIGTIYRYFPDKEKIIIQLYKKRLEESISFLTTYLANTTTWNSADEFLGQLLKEYIESHSDEDHTIAVELTKAAVMNQHIHELDKTHDEQTFSLLCDALEERFALHIERSLIQFIIELGLHLALMVSMQPKGNRATTSERAVATIIAAVHMLTTTPVC, encoded by the coding sequence ATGAACAACACGCTACGCACCAATCCGCAACAAGAGCGTGCGATAACGACTATCGACAAAATTCTTGAAGCTTCTAAACGCGTTTTAATTTCCGAAGGGTACGAAAAATTCACCACCAATCGCGTTGCAACTGCTTCAAGCCTTAATATCGGGACGATATATCGCTATTTTCCGGATAAAGAGAAAATCATTATTCAGCTCTACAAAAAGCGCTTAGAAGAATCTATCAGTTTTCTCACCACATACCTTGCTAATACCACCACATGGAACAGCGCTGATGAATTTTTAGGTCAACTACTTAAAGAATATATCGAAAGTCACTCTGACGAAGATCATACAATCGCAGTGGAACTAACCAAAGCAGCCGTCATGAACCAGCATATTCACGAACTGGACAAGACACATGATGAACAGACTTTTTCTCTCCTTTGTGACGCTTTAGAAGAGCGTTTTGCCCTGCACATTGAACGCAGTCTGATACAGTTTATTATAGAACTGGGACTCCATCTCGCATTAATGGTCAGCATGCAACCTAAAGGAAATCGCGCAACCACGTCAGAGCGAGCAGTAGCTACTATCATCGCAGCAGTCCACATGCTCACAACAACACCAGTCTGTTAG
- a CDS encoding enoyl-ACP reductase FabI, translating to MLLEGKRALVLGVANNKSIAYGIAKEFKENGAKLAFNFLGDALKKRVEPICEELDGDFIFQCDVSSDEEIAAAVKLVEEKWGGVDILVHSIGFADRKDLQGRFIETSRDGFKLAMDISAYSLTAVCGAFEHLLTDNASVITMSYYGSEKVITNYNVMGVAKAALEASVRYLAVDLGAKNIRINAISAGPIKTLAASGIGGFRKILNYIEENAPMQRNVTTQDVGKSALYLASDLSAGVTGEVLHVDCGYHTVGIGIRNEDKK from the coding sequence ATGCTTCTTGAAGGGAAACGAGCCCTCGTTTTGGGCGTTGCCAACAACAAAAGCATTGCATACGGCATTGCCAAAGAATTTAAGGAAAATGGCGCTAAACTAGCGTTTAACTTTCTTGGTGATGCTCTGAAAAAGCGTGTTGAGCCTATCTGTGAAGAGCTTGATGGCGATTTCATCTTCCAGTGTGATGTAAGCAGCGATGAAGAAATCGCTGCAGCAGTAAAATTGGTTGAAGAGAAATGGGGCGGCGTGGATATTCTTGTTCACTCCATCGGCTTCGCTGACCGCAAAGACCTTCAGGGTCGTTTCATTGAAACCTCCCGTGACGGCTTTAAACTTGCGATGGATATTTCTGCTTACTCTTTGACCGCTGTCTGCGGTGCATTTGAGCACCTGTTAACTGACAATGCGTCAGTTATCACTATGTCCTATTATGGCTCAGAAAAAGTTATTACAAACTATAACGTAATGGGCGTTGCAAAAGCAGCCCTTGAAGCTAGCGTACGCTACCTTGCAGTCGATCTCGGCGCAAAGAACATTCGCATTAATGCTATCAGCGCAGGACCTATTAAGACTCTTGCTGCTTCCGGCATCGGTGGCTTCCGTAAGATCCTTAACTACATCGAAGAAAACGCTCCGATGCAGCGCAACGTTACTACTCAAGATGTTGGTAAAAGCGCACTGTATCTTGCTTCTGACCTTTCTGCCGGCGTTACCGGTGAAGTACTCCACGTTGACTGTGGTTACCACACCGTAGGTATCGGTATCAGAAACGAAGACAAAAAATAG